The proteins below come from a single Erythrobacter sp. SG61-1L genomic window:
- a CDS encoding diacylglycerol kinase family protein, with amino-acid sequence MTKPLLIWLVTNAASGSNGKDRLAALEKDAEAAGIEFARTIHFPEESLPRPADLDAAGVEIIAVFAGDGTVNAVVTSLYGWGGSVLVLPGGTKNLLFHRLHGQQDLADVFEGVVEGRARRVRPGIVRCAQGDGLAGLMAGPGTAWYDVREAMRNADLAAVASGTAQAIEASVAAPMIACTDPRLGRPEGYPLIMLTPHDNGFAVDAYYAETVQDFLVQGLALLRREFRDGPSELLGVVPELKLASVSGDPLGLLIDGEKVDCGSKVRFTLVPCEVDLLATGPS; translated from the coding sequence ATGACGAAACCTCTTTTGATCTGGCTGGTCACGAATGCGGCCAGTGGCAGCAACGGCAAAGACAGGTTGGCGGCGCTGGAGAAGGATGCGGAAGCAGCCGGTATCGAGTTCGCCCGGACAATCCACTTTCCGGAAGAAAGCTTGCCGAGGCCTGCGGATCTGGATGCAGCCGGTGTGGAGATTATTGCGGTCTTCGCGGGGGACGGCACGGTCAATGCCGTGGTCACATCGCTCTACGGGTGGGGTGGTTCGGTGCTGGTGCTGCCGGGCGGGACCAAGAACCTGCTGTTCCATCGTTTGCACGGGCAACAGGATTTGGCCGATGTGTTTGAAGGGGTCGTAGAGGGCAGAGCACGCCGGGTGCGACCCGGAATCGTGCGCTGCGCGCAGGGAGATGGTCTTGCCGGACTGATGGCCGGCCCGGGTACGGCATGGTACGATGTGCGCGAAGCGATGCGGAACGCCGATCTGGCGGCAGTAGCCAGCGGCACCGCTCAGGCAATTGAAGCGTCGGTTGCGGCGCCGATGATTGCCTGTACCGATCCAAGACTCGGTCGGCCGGAAGGCTACCCCCTCATCATGTTGACCCCGCATGATAATGGTTTCGCGGTGGACGCCTATTATGCAGAGACGGTGCAGGATTTCCTCGTTCAGGGTCTCGCACTGCTCCGGCGCGAATTCCGCGACGGTCCCAGCGAATTGCTGGGCGTGGTTCCCGAACTCAAGCTCGCCAGCGTATCGGGTGATCCGCTCGGTTTGCTGATCGATGGTGAGAAAGTGGATTGCGGGTCGAAGGTCCGTTTCACGCTGGTCCCCTGCGAAGTCGATCTGCTAGCTACCGGTCCGTCATGA
- the thiS gene encoding sulfur carrier protein ThiS yields the protein MADQISLTVNGEARRSAAATIAELVAELGLKPEKVAVERNGAIAPRSAHGETPLADGDVLEIVHFVGGGDHAADTWTVAGHTFRSRLIVGTGKYKDFAQNAAAVEASGAEIVTVAVRRVNVSDPTAPMLTDYIDPQKITYLPNTAGCFTAEEAIRTLRLAREAGGWELVKLEVLGEARTLYPDMRETLKATEILAAEGFKPMVYCTDDPIAAKQLESAGAVAVMPLGAPIGSGLGIQNRVTIRLIVEGASVPVLVDAGVGTASDAAVAMELGCDGVLMNTAIAEAKDPLRMARAMKLAVEAGRDAYLAGRMGTRKYADPSSPLAGLI from the coding sequence ATGGCTGACCAGATTTCCCTTACCGTCAATGGCGAAGCCCGGCGCAGTGCCGCCGCCACTATCGCCGAACTCGTTGCCGAACTCGGCCTCAAGCCCGAAAAGGTGGCGGTGGAGCGCAATGGCGCGATTGCACCGCGCTCGGCCCATGGCGAAACGCCGCTGGCCGATGGCGATGTGCTGGAGATTGTGCATTTCGTCGGCGGAGGGGATCATGCCGCGGATACATGGACCGTAGCGGGCCACACATTCCGTTCGCGGCTGATCGTGGGCACCGGCAAGTATAAGGACTTCGCCCAGAATGCGGCAGCCGTTGAGGCTTCGGGCGCGGAAATCGTCACCGTGGCAGTGCGGCGCGTCAATGTGTCTGACCCGACTGCCCCGATGCTGACGGACTATATCGATCCGCAGAAGATCACTTACCTGCCCAACACGGCAGGTTGCTTCACGGCCGAAGAAGCGATCCGCACCCTGCGCCTGGCGCGCGAGGCTGGCGGTTGGGAACTGGTGAAGCTGGAAGTCTTGGGCGAGGCCCGCACGCTTTACCCCGACATGCGCGAAACGCTGAAGGCCACCGAGATTCTGGCCGCTGAAGGCTTCAAGCCGATGGTCTATTGCACCGACGATCCGATTGCCGCCAAGCAGCTGGAATCGGCCGGCGCGGTGGCAGTCATGCCGCTCGGCGCCCCCATCGGTTCGGGCCTTGGCATCCAGAACCGGGTGACGATCCGCCTGATCGTGGAAGGCGCCAGCGTGCCGGTGCTGGTCGATGCCGGAGTTGGCACTGCGTCCGATGCCGCCGTGGCAATGGAACTGGGCTGCGACGGTGTGCTGATGAACACTGCCATTGCCGAAGCGAAAGATCCGCTGCGCATGGCCCGGGCAATGAAGCTGGCGGTGGAGGCCGGGCGCGACGCCTATCTCGCCGGGCGCATGGGCACGCGCAAATATGCCGATCCTTCCAGCCCGCTGGCGGGGCTGATCTAG
- the rpsI gene encoding 30S ribosomal protein S9: MADETNSVTDLADLKSITGEAPAADAAAAAAGVAEVTHASTAPLREQEVDSLGRAYATGRRKDAVARVWLKPGTGKVTVNGRDQEVYFARPTLRLVINQPFQISEREGQYDVVATVKGGGLSGQAGAVKHGISQALSKFEPALRGTVKAAGFLTRDSRVVERKKYGRAKARRSFQFSKR; encoded by the coding sequence ATGGCCGACGAAACCAACTCCGTCACGGATCTCGCCGATCTGAAGTCGATCACCGGCGAAGCTCCTGCCGCCGACGCTGCAGCCGCTGCTGCGGGCGTTGCCGAAGTCACTCACGCCAGCACCGCCCCCCTGCGCGAGCAGGAAGTGGACTCGCTGGGTCGCGCCTATGCCACCGGCCGCCGCAAGGACGCCGTGGCCCGCGTGTGGCTGAAGCCGGGCACTGGCAAGGTCACCGTCAATGGCCGCGATCAGGAAGTCTATTTCGCACGTCCGACGCTGCGCCTCGTCATCAACCAGCCGTTCCAGATTTCGGAGCGCGAAGGCCAGTATGACGTCGTCGCTACCGTCAAGGGCGGCGGTCTTTCGGGTCAGGCGGGCGCTGTGAAGCACGGCATCAGCCAGGCTCTGTCGAAGTTCGAACCTGCGCTGCGCGGCACCGTCAAGGCTGCCGGTTTCCTCACCCGCGACAGCCGCGTGGTGGAACGCAAGAAGTACGGCCGCGCCAAGGCACGCCGCAGCTTCCAGTTCTCGAAGCGCTGA
- a CDS encoding long-chain fatty acid--CoA ligase, whose amino-acid sequence MKLTDFGSADNLVALFLQRADELGDKPFLWAKSGGSWHSQSWNEVARAVCLLSENLRKLGLKEGDRVALVSENRPEWCIADLAIMAAGCITVPAYTTNTERDHQHVLDNSGARVVIVSNEKLAKPLLPAVMTSGVAEHVIGVENLNRHQSGTFDFHSWDEMLAGDADAARSAVEERIAGIGREVTACIIYTSGTGGAPRGVMLSHGAILCNIDGAADLLVEDFGWDEEVFLSFLPLSHAYEHTGGQFLPIGLGAEIYYAEGLDKLASNIEEVRPTIMVVVPRLFEVLRTRIMKQVEKQGRVANFLMDRALRIGELSFAGRRRLRDLPMNLILEKTLRPKIRDRFGGRIKALVSGGAPLNPDVGTFFESMGLTMLQGYGQTESAPVVSCNRPKVGLKMDTVGPPMKGVEVRIAEDGEILVRGELVMQGYWQNPAETARALQPNAIDPTGAIWLHTGDIGHLDAKGRIVITDRKKDMIVNDKGDNVAPQKIEGMLTLQREIAQAMVVGDKRPYIVGLIVPDAEWALEWARANGEKFDMDALQELPAFKSAIRAAVDRVNKDISVVEKVRQFAFADEAFAIENGEMTPSLKIRRHMIKARYGERLDALYKA is encoded by the coding sequence ATGAAGCTTACCGATTTCGGATCGGCCGACAATCTGGTCGCCCTGTTCCTGCAGCGGGCCGACGAACTGGGCGACAAGCCGTTCCTGTGGGCCAAAAGCGGCGGTAGCTGGCATTCGCAAAGCTGGAACGAAGTGGCGCGGGCGGTATGCCTGCTGTCAGAAAACCTGCGCAAACTGGGCCTGAAGGAAGGCGACCGGGTGGCGCTCGTCTCCGAAAACCGGCCGGAATGGTGTATCGCGGACCTGGCGATCATGGCCGCCGGCTGCATCACCGTGCCGGCCTACACCACCAATACCGAGCGCGATCACCAGCATGTGCTGGACAATTCCGGCGCGCGCGTAGTGATCGTCTCCAACGAGAAACTGGCCAAGCCGCTGCTGCCTGCGGTGATGACGTCAGGCGTGGCCGAACATGTCATCGGGGTGGAAAATCTCAACCGCCACCAGTCCGGCACTTTCGACTTCCATAGCTGGGACGAGATGCTGGCTGGCGATGCCGATGCCGCGCGCAGCGCAGTGGAAGAACGGATTGCCGGAATCGGCCGCGAAGTGACCGCCTGCATCATCTATACCAGCGGCACGGGCGGCGCCCCGCGCGGGGTGATGCTCTCCCACGGGGCAATCCTGTGCAACATCGACGGTGCGGCCGATCTGCTAGTGGAGGATTTCGGCTGGGACGAGGAAGTGTTCCTCTCTTTCCTGCCGCTTTCCCACGCCTATGAACATACGGGCGGCCAGTTCCTGCCCATCGGGCTGGGCGCCGAGATCTATTACGCCGAAGGGCTGGATAAGCTGGCCAGCAATATCGAGGAAGTGCGCCCCACTATCATGGTGGTGGTTCCCCGCCTGTTCGAAGTGTTGCGCACCCGCATCATGAAACAGGTGGAAAAGCAGGGCAGGGTGGCCAACTTCCTGATGGACCGCGCCCTGCGCATCGGGGAACTGTCTTTCGCCGGGCGCCGGCGGCTGCGCGACCTGCCGATGAACCTGATCCTGGAAAAGACGCTACGCCCCAAGATTCGAGACCGGTTCGGCGGACGGATCAAGGCGCTGGTATCGGGCGGGGCGCCGCTCAATCCCGATGTCGGCACCTTCTTCGAATCCATGGGGCTGACCATGCTGCAAGGCTATGGCCAGACCGAATCCGCCCCAGTGGTCAGCTGCAACCGGCCCAAGGTGGGATTGAAGATGGACACGGTCGGCCCGCCGATGAAGGGCGTGGAAGTACGGATCGCCGAAGATGGCGAGATTCTGGTGCGCGGAGAACTGGTTATGCAGGGATACTGGCAGAACCCGGCGGAAACCGCCCGTGCGCTCCAACCCAATGCAATCGATCCGACTGGAGCGATCTGGCTGCATACGGGCGACATCGGCCATCTGGATGCCAAGGGCCGGATCGTCATCACCGATCGCAAGAAGGACATGATCGTCAACGACAAGGGCGACAACGTCGCGCCCCAGAAGATCGAGGGAATGCTGACGCTTCAGCGCGAAATCGCGCAGGCAATGGTGGTGGGCGACAAGCGACCCTACATTGTGGGGTTGATCGTCCCCGATGCCGAATGGGCGCTGGAATGGGCGCGCGCCAATGGCGAGAAATTCGACATGGACGCGCTGCAGGAACTGCCTGCCTTCAAGAGCGCGATCCGCGCCGCGGTAGACCGGGTGAACAAGGACATCTCGGTAGTTGAGAAAGTCCGCCAGTTCGCCTTTGCCGACGAGGCCTTCGCCATCGAGAATGGCGAGATGACCCCCAGCCTCAAGATTCGCCGCCACATGATCAAGGCCCGCTATGGGGAACGGCTGGACGCGCTCTACAAGGCGTGA
- a CDS encoding MerC domain-containing protein yields the protein MLLSGLCALHCVSGIVLVAVLGMGGGILLDPIIHRVGLAIAALIAAVAIGIGALRHRRALPFVVAMTGLSFMGGALAVPHGMEEAVLTIIGVSLVALAHFLNLRHKH from the coding sequence ATGCTCCTTTCAGGACTCTGCGCGCTTCATTGCGTATCGGGCATCGTCCTCGTTGCCGTGCTGGGAATGGGTGGGGGCATCCTGCTCGATCCCATCATCCACCGCGTTGGCCTCGCTATCGCGGCGCTGATCGCTGCTGTGGCCATCGGCATTGGTGCCCTGCGCCACCGGCGCGCCTTGCCCTTCGTGGTGGCGATGACCGGCCTGTCCTTCATGGGCGGCGCGCTGGCCGTGCCGCATGGCATGGAAGAAGCCGTGCTGACGATTATCGGCGTGAGCCTGGTGGCGCTGGCGCACTTCCTGAACCTGCGCCACAAGCACTAA
- a CDS encoding histidine kinase, whose protein sequence is MQEPALDLARPRVPVSTVLASIVGLWACYFVLTTIRAEILDLGFEFELLWRRAVVALIGVAVTFAMWLILRQFDHKPLWAKVAAALVISAPVSIVLAQANRFVFADLETEIAKSFGEKQGFKVRRDESGNLLVDIPVPTSHAPQATPTGEETDGGSGALEELPQAITINTPSPQDTGLPEIALGRYFLMLAWCALYLALVAGEQARTAERREGAFRRAAKAAELRSLRYQVNPHFLFNTLNSLSALVLTGRNQQAERMIQMISTFYRSSLADDPTSDVPLRDEFGLQRLYLDIEAVRFPDRLVAVYDLPAALEGAKVPGMILQPLVENSVKHAVAPSAGKVTITLSAREEYGRLVITVSDDGKGKRAAGPARPTDGYGIGLQNVRERLEARFGEQASIVSGPTGSGYATHIRIPLLTHRNADA, encoded by the coding sequence ATGCAGGAACCCGCCCTCGATCTCGCGCGCCCGCGCGTCCCGGTCAGCACCGTCCTTGCCTCCATCGTGGGGCTATGGGCGTGCTATTTCGTGCTCACCACGATCCGGGCCGAAATTCTCGACCTCGGATTCGAGTTCGAGCTGCTCTGGCGCCGCGCGGTGGTAGCACTGATCGGCGTGGCGGTGACCTTCGCCATGTGGTTGATCCTGCGGCAGTTCGATCACAAGCCGCTATGGGCTAAGGTTGCTGCTGCGCTGGTGATTTCCGCCCCGGTGTCCATCGTATTGGCACAGGCGAACCGCTTCGTCTTTGCCGACCTGGAAACCGAAATTGCCAAGAGCTTCGGTGAGAAGCAGGGCTTCAAGGTCCGTCGGGACGAAAGCGGCAATCTACTAGTCGATATTCCGGTTCCCACGTCCCATGCGCCGCAAGCGACGCCTACGGGCGAGGAGACGGATGGCGGCTCGGGTGCGCTGGAAGAACTGCCCCAAGCGATCACGATCAACACGCCTTCGCCGCAGGATACGGGCCTGCCGGAAATCGCGCTTGGCCGATATTTCCTGATGTTGGCGTGGTGCGCGCTCTATCTCGCGCTCGTCGCAGGTGAACAGGCGCGCACTGCGGAACGGCGCGAAGGCGCCTTTCGCCGGGCGGCCAAGGCGGCAGAGCTGCGCTCGCTACGTTATCAGGTCAACCCGCACTTCCTGTTCAACACGCTCAACTCGCTGTCGGCACTGGTCCTCACCGGTCGCAACCAGCAGGCGGAGCGGATGATCCAGATGATCTCCACCTTCTATCGCAGCAGCTTGGCTGACGATCCCACATCGGACGTGCCACTGCGCGATGAATTCGGCCTGCAGCGGCTTTACCTCGACATCGAGGCGGTGCGTTTTCCTGATCGGCTGGTGGCGGTCTATGATTTGCCCGCCGCGCTGGAAGGCGCGAAGGTGCCGGGGATGATCTTGCAGCCGCTGGTGGAAAATTCAGTGAAGCACGCCGTCGCTCCGTCGGCAGGCAAGGTTACCATCACCCTTTCCGCGCGGGAGGAATATGGCCGGCTTGTCATTACGGTGTCCGACGATGGCAAGGGCAAGCGCGCGGCAGGCCCGGCACGGCCCACTGATGGCTATGGCATCGGTCTGCAGAACGTGCGCGAACGGCTTGAGGCCCGCTTTGGCGAACAGGCCAGTATCGTTTCCGGGCCGACCGGTTCGGGCTATGCCACCCATATCCGGATTCCCTTGCTGACTCACAGGAACGCCGATGCCTGA
- a CDS encoding LytTR family DNA-binding domain-containing protein — MPDDGPAPMRTLIVDDEPLAVERMQVICAELRDLSVVGTASDGGAALRLVEALSPDLLLLDMTMPEMDGLQVARALAGRDARPAVIFVTAHDHFAVEAFDLDAVDYVLKPVTPERLERAIGRAVARRGNVGGVASEWLSEFWVPHRSELIRIEAAQVDRIDAERDYVRLHVGESSYLLLQTIAGLEARLNPADFIRIHRSCILRRECIRGLRHEGLGVWSVEVDDGEALRIGRTYLSRVKAMAGR, encoded by the coding sequence ATGCCTGACGATGGCCCTGCGCCGATGCGCACATTGATCGTGGATGACGAACCGCTTGCGGTAGAACGGATGCAGGTGATCTGCGCCGAATTGCGCGACCTGTCCGTGGTCGGCACGGCCAGCGATGGCGGCGCCGCGCTGCGGCTGGTAGAGGCGCTTTCGCCCGACCTTCTATTGCTGGATATGACCATGCCCGAGATGGATGGGCTGCAGGTCGCCCGCGCCCTTGCCGGGCGCGATGCGCGACCGGCCGTGATCTTCGTGACCGCCCACGATCATTTCGCTGTGGAAGCCTTCGATCTCGATGCGGTGGATTACGTCCTCAAGCCCGTCACGCCAGAGCGGCTGGAGCGGGCAATTGGCCGCGCGGTTGCGCGGCGCGGCAATGTTGGCGGCGTGGCGAGCGAATGGTTGAGCGAATTCTGGGTGCCGCACCGTTCCGAACTGATCCGCATCGAAGCCGCTCAGGTCGACCGGATCGACGCCGAACGCGATTATGTGCGGCTGCATGTCGGGGAAAGCAGCTATCTGCTGCTGCAGACCATTGCCGGGCTGGAGGCTCGGCTCAATCCGGCGGATTTCATTCGTATCCACCGTTCCTGCATCCTGCGGCGCGAGTGCATTCGCGGCCTGAGGCATGAAGGGCTGGGCGTGTGGTCGGTCGAGGTCGACGATGGAGAGGCCTTGCGCATCGGGCGCACTTATCTCTCCAGAGTGAAGGCCATGGCCGGCCGCTGA
- a CDS encoding COX15/CtaA family protein — protein MDNAMRVESGPQAGIGSTVRPVALARWLLFVAFLVILMVMVGGITRLTESGLSITEWKPVTGALPPLTEAQWQAEFDGYRQIGEYQQINGPAGMTLADYKFIYFWEWFHRLLGRVIGLAFALPLAWYWLRKAIPTGYKPRLVALLALGGLQGVFGWIMVSSGLNAKVTDVSHFWLSIHLLTALITLAGLVWTALDLLDLTKSPGARPARLTRIGAVTGAVLFVQLLLGAWVAGLNAGLASDSWPLMQGRLFPEVDWSNGAFWAFTHEPFLLHFVHRWWAWVAVAFLIVLARKSRRAGDRQASVAIHSAFGTQVILGIATVLTGVSLWIAVLHQLVGALLVAATAWGAHSTGRRL, from the coding sequence ATGGATAATGCGATGCGCGTTGAGTCCGGCCCCCAGGCGGGCATTGGCAGCACTGTTCGCCCCGTGGCCCTTGCCCGTTGGCTGCTGTTTGTCGCCTTCCTTGTCATTCTGATGGTGATGGTGGGCGGGATTACGCGCCTGACGGAATCGGGCCTTTCGATCACCGAATGGAAGCCCGTGACCGGCGCCCTTCCCCCGCTTACCGAAGCGCAATGGCAGGCCGAATTCGATGGCTATCGCCAGATCGGCGAATATCAGCAGATCAACGGCCCTGCGGGGATGACGTTGGCCGATTACAAGTTCATCTATTTCTGGGAATGGTTCCACCGCCTGTTGGGCCGCGTGATCGGCCTTGCCTTTGCGCTACCGCTGGCGTGGTACTGGCTGCGCAAGGCGATCCCCACCGGCTACAAGCCGCGGCTCGTCGCGCTGCTGGCACTGGGCGGGCTGCAGGGCGTGTTCGGCTGGATCATGGTGAGTTCGGGCCTTAATGCGAAGGTCACCGACGTCAGCCATTTCTGGCTTTCGATCCACCTGCTGACTGCACTGATCACGCTGGCCGGGCTGGTGTGGACCGCTCTTGACCTTCTGGATCTGACGAAATCGCCCGGCGCGCGGCCCGCGCGGCTGACCCGGATCGGCGCGGTGACCGGCGCGGTGCTGTTCGTGCAATTGCTGCTGGGTGCCTGGGTCGCTGGTCTCAACGCGGGCCTGGCTTCCGACAGCTGGCCGCTGATGCAGGGGCGGCTGTTTCCGGAAGTCGACTGGTCGAACGGCGCCTTCTGGGCCTTCACGCATGAGCCTTTCCTGCTTCACTTTGTCCATCGCTGGTGGGCATGGGTGGCCGTGGCCTTCCTGATCGTGCTGGCGCGCAAAAGCCGGCGCGCAGGCGACCGGCAGGCGTCAGTGGCGATCCATTCGGCCTTCGGTACGCAGGTGATTCTGGGCATCGCCACCGTGCTGACCGGGGTTTCCCTGTGGATCGCGGTGCTGCACCAGCTGGTTGGCGCGCTGTTGGTCGCCGCGACCGCATGGGGCGCGCATTCCACCGGACGGCGGCTTTAA
- the rplM gene encoding 50S ribosomal protein L13, translating to MKALSKTTRSIKPAEVEKNWHLIDADGLVVGRLAVIIANILRGKHKPSFTPHVDCGDHVVVINADKVRFTGNKLQDKRYYKHTGHPGGIKETSPAKVLGSRFPERVLEKAVERMIPRGPLGRAQMRALHLYAGTEHPHGGTQPVALDVASMNRKNKATS from the coding sequence ATGAAGGCGCTCAGCAAGACCACCCGGTCGATCAAGCCGGCCGAGGTGGAAAAGAACTGGCATCTGATCGATGCCGACGGCCTGGTGGTCGGCCGCCTCGCGGTGATCATCGCCAATATCCTGCGCGGCAAGCACAAGCCGAGCTTCACCCCGCACGTCGATTGCGGCGACCATGTTGTCGTCATCAACGCGGACAAGGTGCGCTTCACCGGCAACAAGCTGCAGGACAAGCGTTACTACAAGCACACCGGCCACCCCGGCGGCATCAAGGAAACCAGCCCCGCCAAGGTTCTGGGCAGCCGCTTCCCCGAGCGCGTGCTCGAAAAGGCCGTGGAACGTATGATCCCGCGTGGCCCGCTCGGCCGTGCGCAGATGCGCGCGCTGCACCTCTATGCCGGCACCGAACATCCGCATGGGGGAACCCAGCCCGTGGCGCTCGACGTCGCTTCGATGAACCGCAAGAACAAGGCTACCTCCTAA
- a CDS encoding TIGR00645 family protein, translating to MQQDPNAPLRPLPLLIFGSRWLQLPLYLGLIVAQCVYVYLFLKELWHLITHAAGFSEQEIMLVVLGLIDVVMISNLLIMVIVGGYETFVSRLGLQGHRDQPEWLSHVNAGILKVKLAMAIIGISSIHLLRTFIEASAIGTPNARLTETGVMWQTIIHGMFIVSAIGIAYVDRMTQHKH from the coding sequence ATGCAACAGGATCCCAACGCGCCCCTCCGCCCGCTGCCTCTCCTGATCTTCGGTTCCCGCTGGCTACAGCTTCCGCTCTATCTCGGGCTGATCGTGGCGCAGTGCGTCTATGTCTATCTGTTCCTCAAGGAACTGTGGCACCTGATCACCCATGCTGCCGGTTTCAGCGAGCAGGAGATCATGCTCGTCGTGCTGGGGCTGATCGACGTGGTGATGATTTCCAACCTGCTGATCATGGTGATCGTTGGCGGTTACGAAACCTTCGTTTCGCGCCTTGGCCTGCAGGGCCATCGCGACCAGCCCGAATGGCTCAGCCATGTGAATGCCGGCATCCTCAAAGTGAAGCTGGCGATGGCGATCATCGGCATTTCCTCGATCCACCTGCTGCGCACTTTCATCGAAGCGAGCGCAATCGGCACGCCGAACGCGCGGCTGACGGAAACGGGTGTGATGTGGCAGACGATCATTCACGGGATGTTCATCGTCTCGGCCATCGGCATCGCCTATGTCGACCGAATGACCCAGCACAAGCACTGA
- the cutA gene encoding divalent-cation tolerance protein CutA yields MSAKPALIWSTFATEDDAAAAATILLDEGLIACANIMPAMRSLYQWLGERGDSRECGVLFKTEAGLLSRAIARLEEIHPYDAPAIVGWNADRCGAATAGWLAGLAGTGG; encoded by the coding sequence ATGAGCGCGAAGCCAGCTCTCATCTGGAGCACCTTCGCCACTGAAGACGACGCGGCTGCCGCCGCCACGATCCTGCTCGACGAAGGGCTGATCGCCTGCGCCAATATCATGCCGGCCATGCGCTCGCTCTACCAATGGCTGGGCGAGCGGGGCGATTCGCGCGAATGCGGCGTTCTGTTCAAGACAGAGGCAGGACTGCTGTCCCGGGCAATCGCCCGGTTGGAGGAAATCCATCCCTATGACGCCCCGGCGATCGTGGGCTGGAATGCGGACCGCTGTGGCGCGGCCACGGCCGGATGGCTGGCCGGTCTTGCAGGCACAGGCGGCTAA
- a CDS encoding metallophosphoesterase has translation MTIAARLFHLSDIHFGVEDRGALAWFEEAVREEKPDAVICTGDLTQRAKRSEYAAAAEWFARLGVPAVIEPGNHDMPYFNPVERFRTPFRRFGQLAGMVGSELELDHVAVITLRTTVSAQWRWPWSDGVVRGRALEEALQELTRLKGDHRFKIVACHHPLSGSSLTGHNPTVRGHSALRALVDAGADAILSGHVHDAFDITHKVDGKKVRMIGSGTMSERLRGTPPSYNVLHFDLVHGLSVENRQFG, from the coding sequence ATGACCATCGCGGCCCGCCTTTTCCATTTGAGCGACATCCACTTCGGGGTGGAAGATCGTGGCGCGCTTGCGTGGTTCGAAGAAGCAGTGCGGGAAGAAAAGCCCGATGCGGTGATCTGCACCGGCGATCTCACCCAGCGCGCGAAGAGAAGCGAATATGCTGCCGCTGCCGAATGGTTCGCCCGGCTTGGCGTGCCGGCGGTGATAGAGCCGGGCAATCACGACATGCCCTATTTCAATCCGGTCGAGCGTTTTCGCACGCCATTTCGCCGTTTCGGCCAACTGGCGGGAATGGTTGGCAGCGAGTTGGAACTGGACCATGTCGCCGTCATTACCCTGCGCACTACGGTCAGCGCGCAATGGCGCTGGCCATGGTCCGACGGTGTCGTACGCGGGCGTGCGTTGGAAGAGGCCTTACAGGAACTGACGCGCCTGAAGGGCGATCACCGTTTCAAGATCGTGGCGTGCCACCACCCTTTGTCCGGCTCTTCGCTGACCGGCCATAATCCGACAGTGCGGGGCCATTCCGCCCTGCGGGCGCTGGTGGATGCCGGGGCGGACGCGATTCTTTCGGGCCATGTCCACGATGCTTTCGACATCACCCACAAGGTTGACGGGAAGAAGGTTCGCATGATTGGCAGCGGCACCATGTCGGAACGGCTGCGCGGCACGCCCCCGTCCTACAATGTGCTGCATTTCGATCTGGTCCACGGCCTCTCGGTGGAAAATCGCCAATTCGGCTGA
- a CDS encoding UrcA family protein has protein sequence MKRSIMIIAAAVGTLVAAQPAFAEAATVSFKDLDLSTEKGRKELDRRIDNAAKDVCGYNVDRTGSRVPSNDARKCYKEARKKIETRIATLTETSNNTAGS, from the coding sequence ATGAAGCGTTCAATCATGATCATCGCCGCCGCAGTGGGCACGCTGGTCGCAGCCCAGCCGGCCTTTGCCGAAGCCGCTACGGTCTCTTTCAAGGATCTGGACCTTTCCACCGAGAAGGGCCGCAAGGAGCTCGATCGACGCATCGACAACGCGGCAAAGGACGTCTGTGGTTACAATGTCGACCGCACGGGCAGCCGCGTGCCCAGCAACGATGCGCGCAAGTGCTACAAGGAAGCGCGGAAGAAAATCGAGACCCGGATCGCCACGCTCACCGAAACAAGCAATAACACCGCCGGTAGCTAA